From Oncorhynchus mykiss isolate Arlee chromosome 6, USDA_OmykA_1.1, whole genome shotgun sequence, the proteins below share one genomic window:
- the LOC118936666 gene encoding troponin I, fast skeletal muscle-like isoform X2: protein MSSSRRQHLKSLMLQIAQEFIEAEAIQAEEDKNSYMDENVPSLSVPGSMQELQDLCKKLHQQIDAVDEQRYDTQSKVAKSDKEIEDLKIKLQDLKGKFRKPVLKKVCMSADAMLQALLGSKHKVSMDLRSNLKQVKKEVKDEVKDAADWRKNIEDKAGMDGRKKMFESDL from the exons ATGTCGTCGAGTCGCAGGCAACATCTGAAG AGCTTGATGCTCCAGATTGCCCAGGAGTTCATAGAGGCTGAGGCCATCCAGGCAGAGGAGGACAAAAACAGCTACATGGATGAgaatgtcccctccctctctgttccggGATCCATGCAGGAACTCCAG gATCTGTGCAAGAAGCTCCACCAGCAGATTGATGCAGTGGATGAGCAGAGATATGACACGCAAAGCAAAGTAGCCAAGTCCGATAAGGAG aTTGAGGATCTGAAGATAAAACTACAAGACCTGAAGGGCAAGTTCAGGAAGCCCGTTCTGAAGAAAGTCTGCATGTCTGCTGATGCTATGCTCCAGGCTCTGCTGGGCTCCAAACACAAGGTGTCCATGGATCTGAGGTCCAACCTGAAGCAAGTCAAGAAGGAGGTCAAGGATGAG GTGAAAGATGCAGCTGACTGGCGTAAGAACATAGAGGACAAGGCTGGCATGGACGGTAGAAAGAAGATGTTTGAGTCCGACCTTTAA
- the LOC118936666 gene encoding troponin I, fast skeletal muscle-like isoform X1 gives MSDKKMSSSRRQHLKSLMLQIAQEFIEAEAIQAEEDKNSYMDENVPSLSVPGSMQELQDLCKKLHQQIDAVDEQRYDTQSKVAKSDKEIEDLKIKLQDLKGKFRKPVLKKVCMSADAMLQALLGSKHKVSMDLRSNLKQVKKEVKDEVKDAADWRKNIEDKAGMDGRKKMFESDL, from the exons ATGTCAGA TAAAAAGATGTCGTCGAGTCGCAGGCAACATCTGAAG AGCTTGATGCTCCAGATTGCCCAGGAGTTCATAGAGGCTGAGGCCATCCAGGCAGAGGAGGACAAAAACAGCTACATGGATGAgaatgtcccctccctctctgttccggGATCCATGCAGGAACTCCAG gATCTGTGCAAGAAGCTCCACCAGCAGATTGATGCAGTGGATGAGCAGAGATATGACACGCAAAGCAAAGTAGCCAAGTCCGATAAGGAG aTTGAGGATCTGAAGATAAAACTACAAGACCTGAAGGGCAAGTTCAGGAAGCCCGTTCTGAAGAAAGTCTGCATGTCTGCTGATGCTATGCTCCAGGCTCTGCTGGGCTCCAAACACAAGGTGTCCATGGATCTGAGGTCCAACCTGAAGCAAGTCAAGAAGGAGGTCAAGGATGAG GTGAAAGATGCAGCTGACTGGCGTAAGAACATAGAGGACAAGGCTGGCATGGACGGTAGAAAGAAGATGTTTGAGTCCGACCTTTAA